The following coding sequences are from one Phenylobacterium glaciei window:
- a CDS encoding gamma carbonic anhydrase family protein, with protein sequence MSVYNLGDVAPELPDADEYWIAPNAAVMGNVILKKNASVWFGATIRGDNDPIIIGENSNVQDGSVLHTDTGSPLTIGANVTVGHMVMLHGCTIGDNSLVGIGSIILNGAKIGKNCLIGANVLITEGKEIPDNSLVMGAPGKVVREVSEGQARMLAGGAMHYVANWQRYKRELRAAG encoded by the coding sequence ATGAGTGTCTATAACTTGGGCGACGTGGCTCCGGAGCTTCCGGATGCGGACGAATACTGGATTGCGCCCAACGCGGCGGTGATGGGGAACGTGATTCTCAAGAAAAACGCGTCGGTCTGGTTCGGTGCGACAATTCGCGGCGACAATGACCCAATCATCATCGGCGAGAACTCGAATGTGCAGGATGGCTCGGTCCTGCATACAGACACAGGTTCGCCCCTGACCATCGGGGCCAATGTCACGGTGGGTCACATGGTGATGCTCCACGGCTGCACCATCGGCGACAATTCCCTGGTGGGGATCGGCTCGATCATCCTGAACGGGGCGAAGATCGGAAAGAACTGCCTGATCGGCGCCAATGTGCTGATCACCGAGGGCAAGGAAATCCCCGACAACTCCCTGGTCATGGGCGCGCCGGGCAAGGTGGTGCGTGAGGTCTCGGAGGGCCAAGCCCGCATGCTGGCCGGCGGTGCGATGCACTACGTGGCCAACTGGCAGCGCTACAAGCGAGA